One window from the genome of Elaeis guineensis isolate ETL-2024a chromosome 5, EG11, whole genome shotgun sequence encodes:
- the LOC105035750 gene encoding uncharacterized protein isoform X1, with translation MDFEHELPFEAGQEAESKCFIEGFRGAWFRCKITKIGSRKGHIGYYLEFFDFPDERITWTRLYQKSPQPIKSGGESKMELMVRPTFPPIYRENQLPDSNLKADVVAIVNDTWKVGDLVDWWYDSCYWSGRITQLLGDDKVLVELLEPPLGEGRSYVSSCKDLRPSLDWSPENGWMVPISRNYGDSHYSARLVRPHNEGVERIVTSVDLKREEKPDFLNKESILNNEMKDVPQELIKTSSRKDCMSSSDSEKIQISEGNCVTSSKDASDALLKTSSRKDQLNSLDSVGKIWISESNYVTSRRHPDTIESSIIELEEVANKIKWLKGFLRYGFRWSNKMKPSWRFVEK, from the exons ATGGACTTTGAACATGAGCTGCCTTTTGAAGCTGGTCAAGAGGCTGAGTCAAAATGCTTTATAGAAGGTTTTCGAGGCGCATGGTTTCGGTGTAAG ATTACGAAAATCGGCTCTCGGAAAGGACATATTGGGTATTACTTGGAGTTCTTTGACTTTCCAGATGAAA GGATTACTTGGACTAGACTGTATCAGAAGTCCCCACAACCCATTAAATCAGGTGGAGAGAGCAAAATGGAGCTTATGGTGCGCCCTACCTTTCCTCCCATCTATAGAGAAAATCAACTGCCTGATTCTAATCTGAAAGCTGATGTGGTAGCAATTGTCAATGACACTTGGAAAGTTGGTGATTTGGTAGATTGGTGGTATGATTCCTGTTACTGGTCTGGAAGAATAACCCAATTACTTGGGGATGACAAAGTCCTG GTAGAGCTGCTAGAACCCCCACTCGGTGAAGGGAGGTCGTATGTTTCTTCCTGTAAGGACTTGCGTCCATCTCTAGACTGGTCTCCAGAAAATGGGTGGATGGTACCCATATCAAGG AACTATGGTGATTCTCATTATTCCGCTCGTTTAGTTCGCCCACATAATGAAG GTGTGGAAAGAATTGTAACTAGCGTGGActtgaagagagaagaaaaacctGACTTTCTGAATAAGGAATCCATTTTGAATAACGAGATGAAAGATGTGCCACAGGAATTGATAAAAACATCATCCAGGAAAGACTGCATGAGTTCTTCTGATTCTGAGAAGATTCAAATTAGTGAAGGCAACTGTGTGACTTCATCAAAAGATGCATCAGATGCACTGTTGAAGACATCATCCAGGAAAGATCAACTTAATTCTTTAGATTCTGTTGGGAAGATATGGATCAGTGAAAGCAACTACGTGACTTCTAGAAGGCATCCTGATACTATAGAATCATCTATCATAGAACTGGAGGAAGTTGCAAACAAAATCAAATGGCTTAAGGGATTTTTACGATATGGGTTTCGATGGTCAAATAAAATGAAACCTTCATGGAGGTTTGTGGAGAAGTGA
- the LOC105035750 gene encoding uncharacterized protein isoform X2 — translation MDFEHELPFEAGQEAESKCFIEGFRGAWFRCKITKIGSRKGHIGYYLEFFDFPDERITWTRLYQKSPQPIKSGGESKMELMVELLEPPLGEGRSYVSSCKDLRPSLDWSPENGWMVPISRNYGDSHYSARLVRPHNEGVERIVTSVDLKREEKPDFLNKESILNNEMKDVPQELIKTSSRKDCMSSSDSEKIQISEGNCVTSSKDASDALLKTSSRKDQLNSLDSVGKIWISESNYVTSRRHPDTIESSIIELEEVANKIKWLKGFLRYGFRWSNKMKPSWRFVEK, via the exons ATGGACTTTGAACATGAGCTGCCTTTTGAAGCTGGTCAAGAGGCTGAGTCAAAATGCTTTATAGAAGGTTTTCGAGGCGCATGGTTTCGGTGTAAG ATTACGAAAATCGGCTCTCGGAAAGGACATATTGGGTATTACTTGGAGTTCTTTGACTTTCCAGATGAAA GGATTACTTGGACTAGACTGTATCAGAAGTCCCCACAACCCATTAAATCAGGTGGAGAGAGCAAAATGGAGCTTATG GTAGAGCTGCTAGAACCCCCACTCGGTGAAGGGAGGTCGTATGTTTCTTCCTGTAAGGACTTGCGTCCATCTCTAGACTGGTCTCCAGAAAATGGGTGGATGGTACCCATATCAAGG AACTATGGTGATTCTCATTATTCCGCTCGTTTAGTTCGCCCACATAATGAAG GTGTGGAAAGAATTGTAACTAGCGTGGActtgaagagagaagaaaaacctGACTTTCTGAATAAGGAATCCATTTTGAATAACGAGATGAAAGATGTGCCACAGGAATTGATAAAAACATCATCCAGGAAAGACTGCATGAGTTCTTCTGATTCTGAGAAGATTCAAATTAGTGAAGGCAACTGTGTGACTTCATCAAAAGATGCATCAGATGCACTGTTGAAGACATCATCCAGGAAAGATCAACTTAATTCTTTAGATTCTGTTGGGAAGATATGGATCAGTGAAAGCAACTACGTGACTTCTAGAAGGCATCCTGATACTATAGAATCATCTATCATAGAACTGGAGGAAGTTGCAAACAAAATCAAATGGCTTAAGGGATTTTTACGATATGGGTTTCGATGGTCAAATAAAATGAAACCTTCATGGAGGTTTGTGGAGAAGTGA